Proteins co-encoded in one Desulfuromonadaceae bacterium genomic window:
- a CDS encoding response regulator transcription factor, which yields MSLINIVIAEDNPKDLEFLERLLKRWPTPPRVEHASNGAVALELALAHEVPLVISDIQMPELNGIDFAHALWEKRPAARIIFWSQFKDEMYVRALAKSVPPETVYGYVLKSSDKERIENAVRTVLLDEQCWIDPEVRKIQGRTGHSQTALSDIEYEALIDISLGLTDNLIAQRRYLSRRGVQSRLNNLYIKLGIDQEQFITEKAGDALNLRNRAVAVSLHRGLINAFELAQEEAELQSWIKRFKTTHRAKE from the coding sequence ATGTCGCTGATTAATATCGTCATCGCCGAAGACAATCCCAAAGATCTCGAATTTCTGGAACGTCTACTCAAGCGCTGGCCGACACCACCCCGGGTTGAACACGCTTCTAACGGCGCGGTGGCACTGGAGTTGGCGCTGGCGCACGAGGTCCCGCTGGTGATCAGCGATATCCAGATGCCGGAGCTTAACGGTATCGATTTTGCCCACGCCCTCTGGGAAAAACGCCCGGCGGCACGGATAATTTTCTGGAGTCAGTTCAAGGATGAGATGTACGTGCGCGCGCTGGCGAAGAGTGTGCCGCCGGAAACCGTTTACGGCTATGTGCTCAAATCGAGCGACAAAGAGCGCATCGAAAATGCGGTGCGCACCGTCCTGCTCGACGAGCAGTGCTGGATTGACCCCGAAGTCCGCAAGATTCAGGGGCGCACCGGGCACTCCCAGACGGCACTCTCCGATATCGAATATGAGGCCTTGATCGATATCTCTCTCGGGTTGACGGACAATCTTATCGCCCAACGCCGCTATCTCTCGCGCCGCGGAGTACAGAGCCGCCTGAACAATCTCTACATCAAACTTGGCATCGACCAGGAACAGTTCATCACTGAAAAAGCCGGTGACGCCCTTAACCTGCGCAATCGGGCGGTGGCGGTTTCGCTGCACCGCGGCCTGATCAATGCTTTTGAACTCGCCCAGGAAGAAGCAGAATTACAGAGCTGGATTAAACGCTTTAAAACCACCCATCGTGCCAAGGAATAA
- a CDS encoding elongation factor P translates to MITTADFKRGLVIQIEGAPCLILDIHQQSPSARGGNTLVKTKYRNLLTGQVLERAFKSGDKLDEADFEKRKGQFLYAEADGGVFMDLENYEQYEVGAEMFAPVKGYLRDGTDLMLGVFEGRVVSVEPPMIVELMVTETAPAIKNATAQAQTKEAILETGMTLQVPGYLETGETIKVDTREGRFVSRA, encoded by the coding sequence ATGATTACAACGGCCGATTTTAAGCGTGGTCTGGTAATCCAGATCGAGGGGGCCCCTTGTCTAATCCTCGATATCCATCAACAGTCACCCTCCGCCCGAGGCGGGAATACGCTGGTTAAAACCAAATATCGCAACCTGCTGACCGGTCAGGTCCTTGAACGGGCATTCAAGTCCGGAGACAAGCTGGACGAGGCTGACTTTGAAAAACGCAAAGGCCAGTTTCTCTATGCCGAGGCCGATGGAGGGGTTTTTATGGATCTTGAGAATTATGAGCAGTACGAGGTCGGGGCAGAGATGTTCGCCCCGGTCAAGGGGTATCTGCGCGATGGCACCGATCTGATGCTCGGTGTTTTTGAGGGTCGGGTGGTCAGTGTTGAGCCGCCGATGATCGTTGAGTTGATGGTGACAGAAACCGCTCCGGCGATCAAAAATGCCACCGCCCAGGCACAAACCAAGGAAGCGATTCTTGAAACCGGGATGACGCTCCAGGTCCCCGGTTATCTCGAAACGGGGGAGACCATCAAGGTTGACACGCGCGAGGGGCGGTTTGTCTCACGCGCCTGA
- the efp gene encoding elongation factor P → MYSCADLKKGLKVMIDGEPHVVVQFDFTKPGKGQALYKCKLRNMITGSLFDRTYRSGESFEPASLDERDMQFLYQDETGYVFMDQKNYEQIVLTADVLGDDKYFLVDNMEVEILMHGERGIGITLPNFVTLRVTESDPWVKGDTAAGNNKPATVETGYTLQVPSFVEQGTLIQIDTRTGDYVTRVKE, encoded by the coding sequence ATGTACTCATGCGCCGACCTGAAAAAAGGTCTGAAAGTGATGATCGACGGGGAGCCGCACGTCGTCGTTCAGTTTGATTTCACCAAGCCGGGCAAGGGGCAGGCCCTCTACAAATGCAAACTACGCAACATGATTACCGGGTCGCTTTTTGACCGCACCTACCGCTCCGGTGAATCGTTTGAACCGGCCAGCCTGGATGAACGCGACATGCAGTTCCTGTATCAGGATGAAACCGGCTACGTTTTCATGGATCAGAAGAATTACGAGCAGATCGTTCTGACCGCGGACGTCCTGGGGGATGATAAATATTTTCTGGTCGACAACATGGAAGTCGAGATCCTGATGCACGGGGAGCGCGGCATCGGCATTACCTTGCCAAACTTCGTCACCCTCCGTGTCACCGAGTCAGACCCCTGGGTCAAGGGAGATACCGCCGCCGGCAACAACAAACCGGCAACCGTCGAAACCGGCTACACCCTGCAGGTTCCATCCTTTGTCGAACAAGGCACCCTGATTCAGATTGACACCAGGACCGGCGACTACGTCACCCGCGTCAAGGAATAA
- a CDS encoding HAMP domain-containing protein, with amino-acid sequence MRLNLKQQIMLTPALVLLLLSLLLGFLQYSYWNLSVKRQEAKDLRTSFIALTEADMAMQRIHALMTRFSSQTLPDISRLEEMASLYTHLASALNRLSTTSFLTAADHQIINQAREQLNPGAGFNSEHFRNAYSALFPMLAELSARLQEKRSKIQDVHNDDIEEMVDRSAFLSIIVVGGVILLGIFSSIVFIRRILRRIEALTTSATNIAAGNLTPPPAPQQINDELDQLALSINLMTDKLIRVVSTEKLLEGAEDERRRLAMDIHDQTLSDLSGVLRGIQELHDGATLAEERSRLEKDLIKAIGNLREVMDNLHPQTLDILGLGAALQSHLERHLEKDGLPEYHLYISDETARPNLSKTSQLAIYRIAVEAIHNVIKHARASRYEVHLAKRGDALLLAVEDNGAGFDYDQALLSGGRGLFNICERAYNIGATVHWSHARFSSGSRFELLVPQAFPAGEPHVAD; translated from the coding sequence ATGCGTCTGAATCTCAAACAACAAATCATGCTGACGCCAGCGCTGGTTTTACTGTTGCTGTCGTTGTTACTCGGTTTTCTTCAGTATTCCTACTGGAACCTCTCCGTCAAGCGCCAGGAAGCCAAAGATTTACGCACCTCGTTCATCGCCTTGACCGAGGCCGATATGGCCATGCAGCGCATTCACGCACTAATGACCCGTTTCAGCTCCCAGACGCTCCCTGATATCAGTCGTCTGGAAGAGATGGCGAGTCTCTACACCCACCTTGCCTCGGCACTCAACCGGCTCAGTACGACATCCTTCCTGACCGCCGCAGATCACCAGATAATCAACCAGGCGCGTGAACAACTGAACCCCGGCGCAGGATTTAACAGCGAACATTTTCGCAATGCCTATTCCGCCCTGTTCCCGATGCTGGCTGAGCTTTCCGCACGGTTACAGGAAAAACGTTCAAAGATCCAGGATGTTCATAACGATGATATTGAAGAAATGGTCGACCGCAGTGCGTTTCTGTCGATTATTGTCGTTGGCGGAGTCATTCTGCTCGGCATTTTCAGCTCGATTGTCTTTATCCGGCGTATTTTACGCCGTATCGAAGCTCTCACCACCAGCGCGACCAATATCGCGGCAGGGAACCTCACCCCGCCCCCGGCTCCGCAACAAATCAATGACGAACTTGACCAGTTGGCACTCTCAATCAATCTGATGACAGACAAGCTGATCCGCGTTGTCAGCACCGAAAAGCTGCTGGAGGGTGCGGAAGACGAACGCCGCCGTCTGGCTATGGACATCCACGATCAGACCCTGTCTGACCTCAGCGGTGTGCTACGCGGCATTCAGGAACTGCACGACGGGGCGACGTTGGCGGAAGAGCGCTCACGTCTGGAAAAGGATCTGATCAAGGCCATCGGCAACCTGCGTGAAGTGATGGACAACCTTCACCCGCAAACGCTCGATATCCTCGGTCTCGGCGCGGCGTTGCAATCGCACCTCGAACGCCATCTCGAAAAAGACGGGTTGCCGGAGTATCACCTCTACATCAGCGACGAAACTGCCCGTCCCAACTTGTCAAAGACGTCCCAATTGGCCATTTACCGCATTGCCGTCGAGGCGATTCATAACGTGATCAAGCATGCCCGTGCTTCCCGCTACGAAGTTCATCTTGCAAAACGCGGAGACGCCCTGCTCCTGGCCGTTGAGGACAACGGCGCCGGTTTTGATTACGACCAGGCACTGCTCAGTGGCGGACGCGGATTGTTCAATATTTGCGAGCGTGCGTACAACATCGGTGCAACAGTCCACTGGAGCCACGCGCGTTTCAGCAGCGGCAGCCGCTTTGAGCTGCTGGTACCGCAAGCCTTCCCCGCAGGAGAACCCCATGTCGCTGATTAA
- the fsa gene encoding fructose-6-phosphate aldolase, giving the protein MKFFIDTAEVDEIRAANELGLVDGVTTNPSLIAKSGRDFYEVIREIATIVSGPISAEVIALDAEGMVAEGRELAKLAPGQIVIKLPMTEAGLKATRIFSAEGVKTNVTLVFSPLQALLAAKAGATYVSPFVGRLDDIGHDGMEGVEQIRALFVNYGYDTEIIVASVRGPQHVLSAGLIGADICTIPYGVIKQLAKHPLTDIGIEKFLADWKKTQE; this is encoded by the coding sequence ATGAAATTTTTTATCGATACTGCCGAAGTTGACGAGATTCGCGCGGCTAATGAACTGGGACTGGTTGACGGCGTAACGACCAACCCTTCGCTGATCGCCAAGAGCGGTCGTGATTTTTACGAAGTTATTCGGGAGATTGCAACGATCGTCTCCGGCCCGATTTCCGCCGAGGTGATTGCCCTCGATGCGGAAGGGATGGTGGCGGAGGGGCGCGAGCTGGCGAAGCTGGCCCCCGGCCAGATCGTCATCAAGTTGCCGATGACCGAAGCGGGGCTCAAGGCCACGCGCATTTTTTCTGCCGAAGGGGTCAAAACTAATGTGACGTTAGTGTTCTCGCCACTCCAGGCGTTGCTGGCTGCCAAAGCCGGGGCCACCTATGTGTCACCGTTTGTCGGTCGTCTCGACGACATCGGCCACGACGGCATGGAAGGGGTCGAACAGATCCGCGCACTCTTTGTCAATTACGGTTATGACACCGAGATCATCGTCGCATCGGTGCGTGGACCGCAACATGTCCTCAGTGCCGGGCTGATCGGCGCGGATATCTGCACAATTCCCTATGGCGTGATCAAGCAGCTGGCCAAACACCCGCTGACCGATATCGGCATCGAAAAATTTCTTGCGGACTGGAAAAAAACGCAAGAGTAA
- the genX gene encoding EF-P lysine aminoacylase GenX, translating into MTEPNWALARKQRQLEQRARIIQSIRAFFIERDFLEVDTPQRIPANAPELHIDAIASGEQWLQTSPELCMKRLLAAGHKRLFQLCHVWRDGERGARHLPEFTLLEWYRAGVDYHRLMTECEELLGALIPAQSFTYQGQKIDLSPPWPRMTIAEAFARHTRISVATALATDRFDELLTEQIEPQLGPAPIFLTEYPAPLAALARKSPANPLVAERFELYLGGLELANAFSELTDPGEQRTRFERDEAHRRALGKDPWQIPEKFLGAMQTMPPSAGIALGVDRLVMLLTDSATIDQVVPFTPEQL; encoded by the coding sequence ATGACAGAACCAAACTGGGCATTGGCCCGTAAACAGCGCCAGCTGGAACAGCGAGCCCGGATCATCCAGTCGATCCGGGCTTTCTTCATTGAACGTGATTTTCTCGAAGTAGACACGCCGCAGCGGATTCCCGCCAATGCCCCGGAACTGCACATCGACGCCATTGCCAGCGGTGAGCAGTGGTTACAAACCTCACCGGAACTGTGCATGAAACGGCTCCTGGCGGCAGGTCACAAGCGCCTTTTCCAGCTCTGTCACGTCTGGCGCGACGGGGAGCGGGGCGCCCGCCATCTGCCGGAATTCACCTTGCTTGAATGGTATCGCGCCGGGGTTGATTATCACCGCCTGATGACCGAATGCGAAGAACTTTTGGGGGCATTGATCCCGGCACAAAGTTTTACCTATCAGGGGCAGAAGATCGACTTGAGCCCGCCGTGGCCGCGCATGACCATCGCAGAGGCGTTTGCGCGGCACACCAGGATTTCGGTCGCGACCGCCTTGGCGACAGATCGCTTCGATGAGCTGTTGACCGAGCAGATCGAGCCCCAACTCGGTCCAGCACCGATCTTCCTGACGGAATATCCCGCGCCACTGGCGGCACTGGCACGTAAAAGTCCAGCCAACCCGCTGGTCGCGGAACGTTTTGAGCTCTACCTTGGCGGGCTGGAGCTGGCTAACGCCTTCTCTGAACTGACCGACCCTGGCGAACAACGCACCCGTTTTGAACGCGACGAAGCGCACCGCCGCGCGCTGGGAAAAGATCCCTGGCAAATTCCGGAAAAATTTCTGGGCGCGATGCAAACGATGCCCCCCTCGGCCGGCATTGCCCTCGGCGTTGACCGGCTGGTTATGCTCCTGACCGACAGTGCTACCATCGACCAGGTCGTCCCTTTTACCCCGGAGCAGTTGTAA
- the folK gene encoding 2-amino-4-hydroxy-6-hydroxymethyldihydropteridine diphosphokinase, whose product MITALLGLGSNLGDREAYLVAARADLEAHPRIRLDRSSGLFNTAAVGGPPNQPDYLNAVLLVVTSLPPAVLLACCQELEQRAGRERQIRWGARTLDVDLLCYDALVLNEPDLQLPHPRLHERRFVLEPLCDLVPDWPHPVSGETFASLLNKLPVSGVQRLRTIW is encoded by the coding sequence ATGATAACGGCATTATTGGGCCTCGGCTCAAATCTTGGAGACCGGGAAGCATATTTGGTTGCGGCGCGTGCGGATCTGGAAGCACATCCGCGCATCCGCCTTGACCGTTCGTCCGGTCTCTTTAATACCGCTGCGGTTGGCGGACCGCCGAATCAGCCGGATTATTTGAATGCGGTGTTGCTGGTCGTTACATCACTCCCCCCGGCGGTGTTACTGGCCTGTTGCCAGGAACTTGAACAGCGCGCCGGTCGTGAGCGCCAGATTCGCTGGGGAGCACGCACCCTTGATGTTGATCTGCTCTGTTATGATGCGCTGGTACTCAATGAGCCCGATTTGCAGCTGCCCCACCCCCGGTTGCATGAGCGCCGTTTTGTTTTGGAACCGTTGTGTGACCTGGTGCCGGATTGGCCGCATCCGGTGTCTGGCGAGACGTTCGCCTCATTATTAAACAAACTTCCCGTCTCCGGAGTCCAGCGCTTGCGGACAATATGGTAG